The following are encoded in a window of Manduca sexta isolate Smith_Timp_Sample1 chromosome 16, JHU_Msex_v1.0, whole genome shotgun sequence genomic DNA:
- the LOC115448019 gene encoding 5-formyltetrahydrofolate cyclo-ligase, with protein MGPIKPNPAKALLRTEIASRIAALSSEEKQRQSKIVYEKLINHPWYKSANRISLYMSTDQEINTAPIIKHIQDRGAAAFVPQYAGGIMRMLKLETGDEKAMPLTRHGIAQHSKDQIREDALQTGGLDLIIAPGVAFSKSGRRLGHGGGYYDKFITNLRKTPETAPKVIAVAFDVQIQDDVPINEQDQLVDDVIFAE; from the exons ATGGGACCTATCAAACCGAATCCGGCCAAAGCGCTGCTACGTACTGAGATCGCGTCGCGCATCGCCGCGCTATCGTCTGAAGAGAAACAACGACAGTCCAAGATTGTCTATGAAAAG CTAATCAACCACCCGTGGTACAAATCTGCAAACAGGATATCCCTATACATGAGCACTGATCAGGAGATAAACACGGCCCCTATTATCAAGCACATACAGGATAGGGGAGCGGCAGCGTTCGTCCCACAGTACGCTGGAGGGATAATGAGGATGCTGAAACTAGAGACCGGGGATGAGAAGGCCATGCCACTTACGAGGCACGGGATAGCGCAGCATTCGAAGGACCAGATCAGAGAAGATGCTTTGCAGACag gagGACTAGACCTCATAATCGCACCGGGAGTGGCATTCTCGAAATCTGGAAGGAGACTCGGCCACGGCGGCGGGTACTACGACAAATTCATCACCAACCTCAGGAAAACACCAGAAACGGCGCCAAAG gtaaTAGCAGTGGCATTTGATGTGCAAATACAAGATGACGTGCCGATTAACGAACAGGATCAACTCGTAGACGATGTTATATTCGCTGAATAG